The region CTGCGGCACCGCGTCCCCCTTCCTGGGGTCGCCGCCGGGGCTCCCGTAGACGTCCAGGCAGGGGACGGTGGGGGCATGGGCGAGCCCGGCGTTGATGAGGACGGGGGCAAGACCGGTCAGTTCTATCATGGACCTGGTGATCGTCGCCGGCGTCGGGCATCCGGTGGGGGTGTTCGGCCGGGCCGGCACGCTCGTGATCGCGCCGGTCGTGACCAATTCTGCATCCAGGTTCGGGGTGAGGAGGGTCTTTTCCGGAGTCGGCCCGGCACCCGATATGCCGGGAACGGTGGAGAGCATGGTGTTAGCGAGGATCACCGCCATCATCGGGCGGCGCGGCCTGATACCGGGGTCTTCCGAGAGAAAAGGGTTAGACATCAGGTATTAGGTAGGCGCCAAGGAGTAGTAGAGATTGCTGTCGGTGGCCCGGCACCGGGCAGCGGGTCTCCGGCGCAAGAATCGATGGGGCGCGCAATCGTCCCATGGCCCGTGACAGGGGTGCCTAGTGCTCCTGCTCCCGCTGCCCGCCCGGTTGCTCATGCACCTTCCGCTACCGGAAGTCGCACAACGCCATTGGTCTTCCTGAACTCTGCCCCCCTAGAAGATGACCCAATAGAGTCCAATCAGGTAATGCCTATGGCACCTACCGTTCGTTCTAGGCAAATACAGTTTGGATGAATATTCCAATGGATCTGGAAATAGAGTCCTGTTTATCGTGCTCCAGAATTCGGATTCCCAACGGTTATCGCGCCTTGGGGAGGGGCTGACGGGGAGGGGGGCTCGCCCCCCTCCCCTGTCCCCACCCCCGGATGTGATAGCCACTACGGTCCAGTGCACGGGGATTGGCAAGAAAACTGGGTCCCATCTACTCCTGCAACAATGCACTGGCATTTGCTCATCCAGCCGGGAGCCCACTAACTGCGAATGAGTACAAACCCCAAACAGCCGCAGACATCTTCCAGGAGAGCCCAAACACCTGACTAAACCCCACCCCCAAGCGCCGCCGCCCACCCAAATCCAAATGCCGAAATACCAGGCCGGGCTCAATATATGAACAATGTTCGAGATCGAGCGCAGACTGGAAGAGAAAGGTATCGGGCGGAAAGATATCGTCGCCACCGCAATGGAACTCTATGTTCCGCACGGCATCGGGGCGGATGAGGCTGCGCGGAGGCTGGATGCAAAGATCGGGGCGGCCCTCCGGGACCCCAACGTATCGTCGCTCCTCCTCGGCGCCGTCCTGCTTGAGGACGAACTCTACTGGAAGCGGAAGAACTCCGAGATCGCCGACGACCCCGTCTTCCTCCTCTCGGATGAGATCATCGGAATGGCCATCGCCGAGGTGATCGGGGGGACCTATGCACGGTTCGAGTTCACCCGCTACGACCAGAAGAAACCGGGAATTCTGGGCGAACTCGGGCCGTTCCTCGACGACGCCGTCGCCGGGCTGATCGCCGGCTGCACATCGCGCCTCTACAGCGAGTCGATGGAGCCGGCGTGAAGTCCGTCCTCGCCCTTCTACAGTTCTGCACATCGCTTCCTCTCGGGAGACCGGTCGACTTCGAGCACTTCGCCCGCCGCTCCTACCTCTATCCGATCGCCGGGTATGTGATCGGCGGGATAGCGGCCGGCATCGCGTACTGGATAGCATCCCCGACAATCGGTGCGGCTGTCGCCCTCGCGGCGGTGCTCGCCCTCTCAGGGTGCAACCACTTCGACGGCCTGCTGGACTTCGGCGACGGGCTCATGGCCCACGGGAGCCGGGAGAAGCGGATTTCGGCTATGACCGACCGGACCACGGGGGCCGGCGCCGTCGCGGCGGGCATCGTCGTCACGCTCATCGCGTTCGCCGGGCTCCAGAGCGCGGCACCGCTCTGGGCGGCCATCCTCATCGCCGAGGTCTGCGCGAAGGTCGCGATGTCGTACCTGACCACGCTCGGCGTGCCGTTCCGTGAGGGGATACACTCCTACCTCCACGGGTTTGCGAGACCCTGGTTCCTCGTCCCGGCCACTCTGCTCGCGCTCCCCCTCTTCCTGTTGCCGCTGCCCGGGGTGAAGATCGCGCTTGCGCTCGCAGCCGCGGCAGTCATCGCCGCACTGATGATATTTCTTGCCCGGCACCTCTTCGGCGGCGTCAACGGCGACGTTGTCGGCGCCGCAAACGAGATCACCCGAGCGGGCGTCCTCCTCATCCTCGCCCTCCTGTAACCACCTTTTTTAACCCGGCGGCCGCTACTACTGTAGGATGATGAAAGACTATTCCCTCTACAGCCGGGGAGGGGTCATCACCGAGCGGAATGCAGACTATGCAACGATACGGTTGCGGATCCCGGCAGGGGTTCTCTCCGCAGCCCAGATCCGGCAGCTCGCCAAGATCAGTGAGAAGTACGGAGACGGCTCTCTCCACCTCACCATGCGCCAGACGGCGGAGATCCCGCACGTGAACCCGGATAACCTCGAGAAGGTGGCCAAAGCCCTCGAGAAGAACGGGACGCCCATCGGGGCGGAGAAGAACGAAGTAGTGAACATCATGGCCTGCCCGGGCACGGAGCGGTGCAAGTATGCCAACTGCGAGACGATCGATCTTGCGAAGAAGATCGACGAGCGGGTCTTCGGGAAGGAACTGCCGATACGACTCCGCATCGCCATATCCGGCTGCACCTACATGTGCAACAGTCCGCTTCTAAACGACATCGGCATCATCGGCAGGATCCGGCCGCTGCGTACGCCCGGGCTCTGCACGGGGTGCGGCACTTGCGTGGAGTACTGCAAGCAGTGCGCCATAGCGCTGAAGAACGGCGTCTCCGTCCTCGAAGAGAGCAAATGCGTCCAGTGCGGCATCTGCATCCACTCCTGCCCCTACCACCTCCTGAAATCCGAGTACGATCACTACCAGATCACGGTCGGCGGCCGGCGCGGGGCCTCACCCCAGATAGGGCGCGAACTCGTCACCGTCGAGACCGAGGAGGAGGCCATCGAGGTCGTCGACCGCATCGTCTACTGGGTCTACCGGAGCGCCTGGAGCGACCGACTCCTTGCCGATCAGATGGATGAGATTGGGTTTGATAAGTTCAAGGAAGAGATCCAGAAAGCGTTCGGGCCGAAGGAACGTGCGGCAGGGGCTTGAAGCCCGGACCAGCAACCGGATCTAAAACACACAGGTAAGCAGGGCGGGAGTTCATTACATAAAGCACCCATTTTTTAATTCAACCGAACCCCTGCAACTTTTCCTTTTTGGGATACGATAATACTTCCATCCAAAGTGCGGGGGGAGCGGAGCTGAGGAGGACCGGGCGGATATCAGCTACCCTAAGACCGGAAAGAGGAGCGCACGGATCGCGCCCCTACCCCCGCGCAAGAAGAGACGGCGATACGAAACCATGTTTTTGCACAAAAGGGGGCGCGGCCGGGGCCGGGATCTAATAGCGGTACATCGAGCAGAACCCTTCGCCCGCATCGTCTTCGCACTCGATCGCAGAGCCGTCTCGGACAAGGGTGTTGAACATGACGGCGGCGTTGAGCAGGTTATCGTCCGGGTTTGCGCCTTGCCGGACACCGGTGAGGGCCTGCCGCTGCGGCGCCGGGATCGTCCGCTTGCCCACACGGACACCTGCACAGTGCCGACAGTAACCGCAGTGGGAGTAGACCGACACCTCGCGATCTGCGCACGCAACCGTCACCCGATCCTTCGCCTCGTCACGGTGAAACTCAAGCGTCTTCATGGTATGAAGAACGTAGATTTCCGGAGAATAAGATTCTGTCGATTACCAAGGTATTTCTTGAAATGCACGCTCTTGGCGTGGATAGAAATGCTTTATATAGAGAACGTCGTATGTATAAGATACTCGCATAAGCAGGCTGTTCGAGCTGACAGGCCTATTTGAGTGGAGGATATTATCTATGGCAGTTGAAAAGCCCCACATGAATTTAGCAGTAATCGGACACATCGACCACGGTAAGTCTACTACCGTCGGCCGGTTGCTCTTTGAGACCGGAGCCGTGCCGCCCCACATCATCGAGTCGTACAGGAAGGAAGCTGAATCCAAGGGTAAGGGCTCGTTCGAGTTCGCCTGGGTTATGGACAGCCTCAAGGAAGAGCGTGAACGTGGTATTACCATCGATATCGCCCACAAGCGGTTCGACACCGACAAGTACTACTTCACCGTTGTGGACTGCCCCGGCCACCGTGACTTCGTCAAGAACATGATCACGGGCGCATCTCAGGCAGACGCCGCACTGCTGGTCGTCGCCGCACCCGATGGCGTGATGGAGCAGACCAAGGAGCACGTCTTCCTGTCCCGTACGCTCGGCATCAACCAGTTGATCATCGGCATCAACAAGATGGATGTCGTCAAGTACGACGAGAAGCGCTACAACGAGGTCAAGGACCAACTCTCTCAGCTGATCAAGATGGTCGGCTACAAGCCCGACGCCATCAGCTTCATCCCGATGAGCTCGTTCGTCGGTGACAACATCGGCAAGCGCAGCGAGAACACCCCTTGGTACAAGGGCCAGACGGTGCTCGAAGCACTCAACGCGCTCGTCGAACCCGAAAAGCCCACGAACCTTCCCATGCGTCTCCCCATTCAGGACGTCTACTCCATCTCCGGTATCGGAACCGTGCCCGTCGGCCGTGTCGAAACCGGTATCATGAAGAAGGGAATGAAGGTCAGTTTCATGCCCGCGAACAAGGAGGGTGAGGTCAAGTCCATCGAGATGCACCACGAAGAGATCCCGCAGGCGCTTCCGGGCGACAACGTCGGGTTCAACGTCCGTGGCATCGGCAAGGGTGACATCCGCCGTGGCGACGTCTGCGGTCCCGCCGACGTGCCCCCGACCGTTGCAGACGAGTTCATCGCACAGGTCGTCGTGCTCCACCACCCAAGCGCCCTGACCGTCGGCTACACCCCGGTCTTCCACTGCCACACCGCACAGATCGCGTGCACCTTCGTCGAGCTCCAGAAGAAACTCGACCCCCGCACCGGTCAGGTCAAGGAAGAGAACCCCACGTTCCTCAAGACCGGCGATGCAGCAATCGTCAAGATCAAGCCCACGCGGCCCATGGTCATCGAGAAGGTCAAGGAGATCCCGCAGCTCGGACGGTTCGCTGTCCGTGATATGGGGTCGACTATCGCGGCAGGCATGTGTATCAACATCACGCCCAAGCAGATGAGATAAGAAGGTACCCATAATTTTTTGGTGGCAGATATGCAAAAGGCCAGAATACGTCTTTCCGGAACTGACTTCGAAAAAATCGAGATGGTCTGTGATAGGATCAAAGAGATAGCAGAGCGCACCGGCGTCAATCTGGCAGGTCCGATCCCGCTACCCACGAAGAAACTCGTGGTGCCCACCAGGAAGAGCCCTGACGGCGAAGGTACCGCAACCTGGGATCGCTGGCAGATGCGGGTGCACAAGAGGCTCATCGACATCGACGCCGACGAGCGTGCACTGCGCCAGTTGATGCGCATTCAGGTTCCAAAAGACATCGGCATTGAGATCGTGCTGGAGAGTTGAGGTGAGAGCGGCGTGAAGGCCGCCGTGTTCACGACACGGGTCCGTGAACGACTCTCATTCGAGGGGCTTTTCCTCCTCATACTTCTGGCCACAATTGCCCTCCGTTTTTACGCTCTCGACCTGAAGTTATTTCACCACGACGAGGCTATCCACGCGTGGTTCTCCTATAAGTTGCTGACCGAGGGGACCTATATCTACGACCCCATGTATCATGGGCCGTTCCTCTACTACACCACGGCCGGGATCTTCTCGCTCCTCGGAGACTCCGACCTTGTGGGCCGGATCATTCCAGCACTCTTCGGCACCGTGCTCGTCGCGCTGGTCTACCCGATCTACAAACTCGGCTATCTCGACAAGAAGCAGGCCCTAGTAGCAGCGCTCTTCCTTGCCGTGTCGCCGAATATGGTCTACTTCTCGCGGTT is a window of Methanoculleus sp. 7T DNA encoding:
- a CDS encoding phosphatidylglycerophosphatase A, giving the protein MFEIERRLEEKGIGRKDIVATAMELYVPHGIGADEAARRLDAKIGAALRDPNVSSLLLGAVLLEDELYWKRKNSEIADDPVFLLSDEIIGMAIAEVIGGTYARFEFTRYDQKKPGILGELGPFLDDAVAGLIAGCTSRLYSESMEPA
- the rpsJ gene encoding 30S ribosomal protein S10, which encodes MQKARIRLSGTDFEKIEMVCDRIKEIAERTGVNLAGPIPLPTKKLVVPTRKSPDGEGTATWDRWQMRVHKRLIDIDADERALRQLMRIQVPKDIGIEIVLES
- the cobS gene encoding adenosylcobinamide-GDP ribazoletransferase is translated as MKSVLALLQFCTSLPLGRPVDFEHFARRSYLYPIAGYVIGGIAAGIAYWIASPTIGAAVALAAVLALSGCNHFDGLLDFGDGLMAHGSREKRISAMTDRTTGAGAVAAGIVVTLIAFAGLQSAAPLWAAILIAEVCAKVAMSYLTTLGVPFREGIHSYLHGFARPWFLVPATLLALPLFLLPLPGVKIALALAAAAVIAALMIFLARHLFGGVNGDVVGAANEITRAGVLLILALL
- a CDS encoding 4Fe-4S binding protein — protein: MMKDYSLYSRGGVITERNADYATIRLRIPAGVLSAAQIRQLAKISEKYGDGSLHLTMRQTAEIPHVNPDNLEKVAKALEKNGTPIGAEKNEVVNIMACPGTERCKYANCETIDLAKKIDERVFGKELPIRLRIAISGCTYMCNSPLLNDIGIIGRIRPLRTPGLCTGCGTCVEYCKQCAIALKNGVSVLEESKCVQCGICIHSCPYHLLKSEYDHYQITVGGRRGASPQIGRELVTVETEEEAIEVVDRIVYWVYRSAWSDRLLADQMDEIGFDKFKEEIQKAFGPKERAAGA
- the tuf gene encoding translation elongation factor EF-1 subunit alpha; this encodes MAVEKPHMNLAVIGHIDHGKSTTVGRLLFETGAVPPHIIESYRKEAESKGKGSFEFAWVMDSLKEERERGITIDIAHKRFDTDKYYFTVVDCPGHRDFVKNMITGASQADAALLVVAAPDGVMEQTKEHVFLSRTLGINQLIIGINKMDVVKYDEKRYNEVKDQLSQLIKMVGYKPDAISFIPMSSFVGDNIGKRSENTPWYKGQTVLEALNALVEPEKPTNLPMRLPIQDVYSISGIGTVPVGRVETGIMKKGMKVSFMPANKEGEVKSIEMHHEEIPQALPGDNVGFNVRGIGKGDIRRGDVCGPADVPPTVADEFIAQVVVLHHPSALTVGYTPVFHCHTAQIACTFVELQKKLDPRTGQVKEENPTFLKTGDAAIVKIKPTRPMVIEKVKEIPQLGRFAVRDMGSTIAAGMCINITPKQMR